One genomic segment of Synechocystis sp. LKSZ1 includes these proteins:
- a CDS encoding bifunctional aldolase/short-chain dehydrogenase produces the protein MQSLWNDQEAARYDSDLGQRVYTSRLLGRDPSLVLHGGGNTSVKIQETNLVGETEEILYVKGSGWDLATIEAAGFAPVRMSHLLKLARLPALSDPAMVNELKTQVTQAKAPTPSVETILHALLPYKYVDHTHADAVVAITNTAQGRERIVDIYGAQVVVIPYVMPGFDLARICAECFPREAGPQTIGMVLMNHGIFSFGQTAREAYERMIYLVDLAEAYLQQKQVWDLAPPLPRNPQPSQALALAKFRAELSATAGFSVILQRHQDDRSWAFSQRGDLATVSQQGPATPDHVIRTKRLPLLGRDIEAYAAAYQAYFQAQSSQSPVQKTVLDPAPRVILDPEWGLCTVGRTAKDAVIAGDIYQHTMAIIEWATGLGGYQALSAAELFAVEYWDLEQAKLQQAGQPPMFRGEVVLITGAASGIGKACVESFLQRGAAVIALDIQAGIERLHQRPDYYGLQCDLTDETAFQLALEKAINRFGGLDMLVLNAGIFPPARAIADLSGTEWRRVLSINLDANLMLLRECYPFLALAHNGGRVVVIGSKNVPAPGPGVAAYSASKAALNQLIRVAALEWSQQGIRLNSIHPNAVFDTGIWTEEVIQARAKHYGLSVEQYKTNNLLRVEINSRDVAEMVAEMAGPRFAKTTAAQIPLDGGNERVI, from the coding sequence ATGCAAAGCCTTTGGAATGACCAGGAAGCGGCCCGCTACGATAGTGACCTGGGCCAACGTGTCTACACCTCCCGACTGCTGGGCCGTGACCCCTCCTTGGTTCTCCACGGTGGCGGCAATACCTCGGTCAAAATTCAAGAAACCAATCTCGTCGGGGAAACGGAAGAAATTTTATACGTGAAAGGCAGTGGCTGGGATCTGGCTACTATTGAGGCGGCTGGTTTTGCCCCTGTGAGGATGTCCCATCTACTCAAACTAGCCCGTTTACCCGCTTTGTCGGATCCGGCAATGGTCAATGAACTGAAAACCCAAGTCACCCAGGCCAAGGCCCCGACCCCCTCGGTGGAGACGATTCTCCATGCCCTCTTACCCTACAAATATGTGGATCACACCCATGCGGATGCAGTGGTGGCCATCACCAATACGGCCCAGGGCCGAGAACGAATTGTTGACATCTACGGTGCCCAGGTGGTGGTGATTCCCTACGTGATGCCAGGCTTTGATCTAGCAAGAATTTGTGCTGAATGCTTTCCCCGGGAGGCCGGGCCCCAAACCATCGGCATGGTCTTGATGAATCACGGTATTTTTTCCTTTGGCCAGACGGCCCGGGAGGCCTACGAACGCATGATTTATCTGGTAGATTTGGCCGAGGCCTATCTCCAGCAAAAACAAGTTTGGGACTTGGCTCCCCCTCTTCCCCGGAATCCCCAGCCTAGTCAGGCCCTGGCCCTGGCTAAATTTCGGGCCGAATTGAGTGCCACGGCGGGTTTTTCCGTCATCCTACAGCGCCACCAGGATGACCGCAGTTGGGCCTTTAGTCAGCGAGGCGACCTGGCCACCGTTAGCCAACAGGGCCCGGCCACCCCCGACCATGTGATCCGCACCAAACGCTTGCCTCTCTTGGGACGGGATATCGAGGCTTATGCGGCGGCCTACCAGGCCTATTTCCAGGCTCAATCGAGTCAATCACCAGTACAAAAAACCGTGCTAGACCCAGCTCCTCGGGTGATCCTCGATCCAGAATGGGGTCTCTGTACCGTCGGCCGCACTGCCAAGGATGCCGTGATTGCCGGGGATATCTATCAGCACACCATGGCAATTATCGAATGGGCAACGGGCCTAGGGGGCTATCAGGCCCTGTCGGCAGCGGAGCTATTTGCGGTGGAGTATTGGGATCTCGAACAAGCGAAATTACAACAAGCCGGTCAGCCGCCAATGTTTCGAGGAGAAGTGGTGCTGATCACCGGAGCTGCCTCGGGCATCGGCAAGGCCTGTGTGGAATCCTTTCTTCAGCGGGGAGCGGCGGTGATTGCCCTCGATATTCAGGCTGGGATAGAGCGCTTACACCAACGCCCGGATTATTACGGCCTGCAGTGCGATTTAACCGATGAAACAGCCTTCCAATTGGCCCTGGAAAAGGCAATTAATCGCTTTGGGGGCCTGGACATGCTAGTGCTGAATGCAGGTATTTTTCCCCCAGCCCGAGCCATTGCCGACTTATCCGGGACGGAATGGCGGCGGGTACTGTCCATCAATCTGGATGCCAATCTGATGTTGTTGCGGGAATGCTATCCTTTTCTGGCCCTGGCCCACAACGGCGGACGGGTGGTGGTCATTGGCTCCAAAAATGTGCCGGCCCCTGGCCCTGGCGTGGCGGCCTATTCCGCTTCCAAGGCGGCCCTCAATCAATTAATCCGGGTGGCGGCCCTGGAATGGAGTCAGCAAGGAATCCGCCTCAATAGCATCCATCCCAATGCGGTGTTTGATACGGGCATTTGGACAGAGGAAGTCATCCAGGCCAGGGCCAAGCACTATGGCCTCAGTGTGGAGCAATACAAAACCAATAATTTGCTCCGGGTTGAAATTAATAGCCGCGATGTGGCAGAGATGGTGGCAGAGATGGCGGGCCCCCGCTTTGCCAAAACAACGGCGGCCCAGATTCCCCTCGATGGCGGCAATGAGCGGGTAATTTAG